A window of Diospyros lotus cultivar Yz01 chromosome 14, ASM1463336v1, whole genome shotgun sequence contains these coding sequences:
- the LOC127789813 gene encoding B3 domain-containing protein At2g36080-like, with protein sequence MSTNHFSLDIPEAVWWTQQQQQQALMDPTPKTTQSPNTSQFYHHHESASTSAASNTAFSFNLNQDDEEEAADEQLSVDERAQFQFQEQPQLVDKEPMFEKPLTPSDVGKLNRLVIPKQHAEKYFPLGGGDSGLLLSFEDESGKSWRFRYSYWNSSQSYVLTKGWSRFVKEKRLDAGDVVLFERHRIDGGRLFIGWRRRPGPIAAQETAIDHPAGVAPFNGGGNGWTRVFYSAHPYPSHPHGPPIPYQPHCLPSGTALQNQNGNSKRLRLFGVNLECQPDQPDPSTPEPGSSPHTIIANLANSDPRRLMEINFSGDVNRMRYHQG encoded by the exons ATGTCCACGAACCACTTCTCTCTGGACATTCCAGAAGCAGTCTGGTGGACacagcaacagcagcagcaagcCTTGATGGACCCAACTCCCAAAACTACCCAATCTCCAAACACTTCTCAATTCTACCACCACCATGAATCCGCCTCCACTTCGGCGGCCTCCAACACGGCTTTCAGTTTCAATCTCAACCAAGACGACGAGGAAGAAGCGGCGGATGAGCAATTGTCGGTGGATGAGAGAGCCCAATTCCAATTCCAGGAACAACCGCAGCTCGTCGACAAAGAGCCCATGTTCGAGAAGCCTCTGACACCTAGCGACGTCGGAAAACTCAACCGCTTGGTCATCCCCAAGCAGCACGCCGAGAAGTACTTCCCGCTCGGCGGCGGGGACTCGGGGTTGCTACTGAGCTTCGAGGACGAGTCCGGCAAGTCCTGGCGCTTCCGCTACTCCTACTGGAACAGCAGCCAAAGCTATGTGCTCACCAAGGGCTGGAGCCGCTTCGTCAAAGAGAAGCGCCTCGACGCCGGCGACGTGGTCTTGTTCGAGCGCCACCGGATCGACGGCGGACGCCTCTTCATCGGGTGGAGGCGCCGCCCAGGCCCCATCGCGGCGCAAGAAACAGCCATCGACCATCCGGCCGGGGTTGCTCCGTTCAATGGCGGTGGGAATGGGTGGACCCGCGTGTTCTATTCTGCGCATCCTTATCCTTCGCACCCTCATGGGCCTCCTATTCCATACCAACCTCACTGTCTTCCTTCAG GGACAGCCCTGCAGAACCAGAATGGGAATTCCAAGAGGCTGAGACTTTTCGGAGTGAACTTGGAGTGCCAGCCGGATCAGCCCGACCCGTCCACACCCGAGCCAGGGTCCAGCCCACATACCATTATTGCCAATCTTGCCAACTCAGACCCTCGCAGGCTCATG GAGATCAATTTCTCAGGAGATGTCAACCGGATGAGATATCACCAAGGATAG